One window from the genome of Salvelinus namaycush isolate Seneca chromosome 19, SaNama_1.0, whole genome shotgun sequence encodes:
- the csrnp3 gene encoding cysteine/serine-rich nuclear protein 3, with amino-acid sequence MSGILKRRFEEVSSSPCSSLRESDYEVSCSESGDSSDSVNPSASGTFTPDSIMKREKRVRTRRVHFENVTVYYFSRRQGFTSVPSQGGSTLGMSNRHSCVRQFSLGEFALEQERIHRDMLRDHLKEEKINSIKLKLTKNGTVESEEANTLTAEDISDDDIDLENTEVDEYFFLQPLTTKKRRALLRTSGVKKIDVEEKHELRAIRLSREDCGCDCRVFCDPETCACSVAGIKCQVDRMSFPCGCTKEGCSNAAGRVEFNPIRVRTHFLHTIMKLELEKSREQQQASPANGYHGESNGHSHGNPLVQTQHSLEYSLTDPTLQQSAIMHLQTADNMEEPLDDEDEDDEENEEDEEDEEDNSSLCSGLSDSSTRSLANSDSEEEEDEEEEKSEDFEDGVSTPPVSHTEVVPLSSVLCYSDGTVPQDNHIEKHMNGNSYLLSSQAEYYQQENPSAVASANGTASQPSETYGEALSFPHPVSTSSGAMPQGPFNMAADKAEQYTDYPHQAEEQYTNQHFTLTNGRAATTAMGCCTPDLENNMVQSKGTFPEQPGGISQMEFHNNYLNNKSSQKGYGSNGKCFVTEQPKEVSSANDLSEGPSLADSTKTSALAENLPQVAPV; translated from the exons ATGAGCGGAATACTTAAGAGGAGGTTTGAGGAGGTGTCCTCCTCGCCATGCTCCTCGTTGCGAGAGTCTGATTACGAGGTCTCCTGCAGCGAGAGCGGGGACAGCAGCGACAGTGTCAACCCCTCGGCCTCGGGCACGTTCACCC CTGATTCCATAATGAAGCGAGAGAAGCGTGTGAGGACGAGGAGGGTGCACTTTGAGAACGTGACGGTGTACTACTTCAGCCGGCGCCAGGGTTTCACCAGTGTGCCCAGTCAGGGAGGCAGTACGCTGGGCATGTCCAACAGACACAGCTGTGTCAGGCAGTTCTCCCTGGGAGAGTTTGCCCTGGAGCAGGAGAGGATCCACAGAGACATGCTCCGAGATCATCTGAAGGAGGAGAAAATCAACTCCATTAAACTCAAG CTGACTAAGAACGGTACAGTGGAGTCGGAGGAGGCCAACACGCTCACGGCTGAGGACATCTCTGACGATGACATTGATCTGGAAAACACGGAGGTGGATGAGTACTTCTTCCTCCAGCCCCTCACCACGAAGAAGCGCCGGGCTCTGCTGCGGACCTCGGGGGTGAAGAAAATTGACGTGGAGGAGAAGCACGAGCTGCGGGCCATCCGGTTGTCCAGGGAGGACTGTGGCTGCGACTGCAGAGTGTTCTGTGACCCAGAGACATGTGCGTGCAGCGTAGCAGGAATCAAATGCCAG GTGGACCGCATGTCTTTTCCCTGTGGCTGTACCAAGGAGGGCTGTAGCAACGCGGCCGGCCGGGTGGAATTTAACCCCATCCGTGTACGGACCCACTTCCTGCACACCATCATGAAGCTAGAGCTGGAGAAGAGCCGCGAGCAGCAGCAGGCCTCCCCTGCCAATGGTTACCATGGCGAAAGCAACGGCCACAGCCACGGCAACCCGCTGGTCCAGACCCAACATAGTCTGGAGTACTCTCTGACAGACCCAACACTCCAACAGTCTGCCATCATGCACCTCCAGACAGCTGACAACATGGAAGAGCCTCTAGATGATGAGGATGAGGACGATGAGGAgaatgaggaggatgaggaggacgaagaggacAACAGCAGTTTATGCAGCGGACTGTCTGACTCCAGCACTCGGAGCTTGGCTAACAGTGActctgaggaagaggaggatgaggaggaggagaagtcgGAGGACTTTGAGGATGGTGTGAGCACGCCGCCTGTGTCCCACACAGAGGTTGTCCCCCTGtcctctgtgttgtgttactctgaTGGCACCGTGCCACAGGACAACCACATTGAAAAGCACATGAATGGAAACTCTTATTTACTCAGCTCCCAAGCCGAGTATTATCAGCAGGAGAACCCCAGTGCTGTTGCCTCTGCCAACGGGACGGCCAGCCAACCCAGTGAAACTTACGGAGAGGCCTTATCATTCCCACACCCAGTTAGCACTAGCAGCGGGGCCATGCCACAAGGACCATTCAACATGGCCGCCGACAAGGCAGAGCAGTACACAGACTACCCCCACcaggctgaggaacagtacaccAATCAACACTTTACCCTGACCAACGGCAGAGCAGCAACCACTGCCATGGGCTGCTGCACACCTGACCTGGAAAACAACATGGTCCAATCTAAAGGAACATTCCCTGAGCAGCCTGGGGGCATTAGCCAGATGGagttccacaacaactacctgaaCAATAAGAGCTCCCAGAAAGGCTACGGTAGTAATGGGAAGTGTTTTGTAACAGAGCAGCCAAAGGAAGTGTCTAGTGCTAATGATTTGTCTGAAGGGCCTTCTCTAGCAGACAGTACAAAGACCTCTGCATTAGCAGAAAATCTCCCCCAGGTCGCACCAGTTTAG
- the galnt3 gene encoding polypeptide N-acetylgalactosaminyltransferase 3, which yields MSGLRRVLRRRLHPLKLVIVALIFVTFLFLIQREVVSQSPSLEEPWLKEIAVKRDAVLGMVMGAVNNFRDAMPKMQIKAPVRQQDNAGDFSCLPGTYTAAELRPALERPPQDPNSPGASGKPFHTDKLSPAEQKEKDRGEEKHCFNLYASDRISLSRDLGPDTRPPECIEQTFKRCPPLLTTSVIIVFHNEGWTTLLRTVYSVLHTSPAIFLKEIILVDDASVDDALKEELDEYLKRLHIVHVVRQRERKGLITARLLGASVATGDILTFLDAHCECFSGWLEPLLARIAENYTAVVSPDITTIDLNTFEFMKPSPYGQNHNRGNFDWGLSFGWESLPDHEKQRRKDETYPIKTPTFAGGLFSISKDYFYLIGSYDEQMEIWGGENIEMSFRVWQCGGQLEIIPCSIVGHVFRTKSPHTFPKGTQVIARNQVRLAEVWMDDYKEIFYRRNQQAAQLAKDRAFGDVGRRVDLRERLQCKSFSWYLKNVYPEVFMPDLNPLHFGSVKNVGKDSCLDAGENNEGGKPLILYPCHGLGGNQYFEYSTHHEIRHNIQKELCLHGTDGAVKLEDCQYKGRNTFVGAEQKWELRENQLFYIPGWNLCLSARHEHPSLVACNPSDRYQLWLYV from the exons ATGAGTGGTCTCCGCAGAGTTCTCAGAAGGCGATTACACCCCTTAAAACTGGTGATAGTGGCCCTTATCTTTGTCACATTTCTCTTTCTAATACAACGTGAGGTAGTAAGCCAAAGTCCCTCCCTAGAAGAGCCCTGGCTGAAGGAGATAGCTGTCAAGCGGGATGCCGTGCTGGGCATGGTGATGGGGGCCGTCAATAACTTTAGGGATGCTATGCCAAAGATGCAGATCAAAGCCCCAGTGCGTCAGCAGGACAATGCAGGGGACTTCTCCTGTTTGCCAGGGACCTACACGGCTGCTGAGCTGAGGCCAGCCCTGGAGCGTCCACCTCAGGACCCCAACAGCCCCGGGGCCTCTGGGAAGCCCTTTCACACAGATAAACTGAGCCCTGCTGAACAGAAGGAGAAGGACCGGGGAGAGGAGAAACACTGCTTTAACCTCTACGCCAGCGACCGCATTTCTCTCAGCCGTGACCTGGGTCCTGACACCAGACCACCGGA ATGTATCGAGCAAACGTTCAAGCGCTGTCCCCCTTTGCTGACCACCAGCGTGATCATTGTGTTTCACAATGAAGGCTGGACTACTCTGCTGAGGACGGTGTACAGCGTCCTCCACACCTCCCCTGCCATCTTCCTCAAGGAGATCATCCTGGTGGACGATGCCAGTGTGGACG ACGCCTTGAAAGAGGAGTTGGATGAATATTTGAAGCGGCTGCACATTGTGCATGTGGTGCGGCAGCGGGAGAGGAAGGGCCTGATCACCGCTCGGCTACTGGGAGCCTCGGTGGCCACCGGAGACATCCTCACCTTCCTCGACGCTCACT GTGAATGCTTCAGTGGCTGGCTGGAGCCTCTGCTGGCCAGGATAGCAGAGAACTACACTGCAGTAGTGAGTCCTGACATCACTACCATTGACCTCAACACTTTTGAGTTTATGAAGCCCTCGCCGTACGGGCAGAATCACAACCGTGGTAACTTCGACTGGGGCCTGTCCTTCGGCTGGGAGAGTCTACCGGACCACGAGAAACAACGGAGGAAGGATGAGACCTATCCTATCAA GACACCAACTTTTGCTGGGGGACTCTTCTCTATCTCCAAGGACTACTTCTATCTCATCGGAAGCTATGATGAACAAATGGAAATCTGGGGCGGAGAGAATATTGAAATGTCTTTCAGA gtgtgGCAGTGTGGGGGTCAGCTAGAAATCATCCCTTGCTCCATTGTGGGTCACGTGTTCCGCACCAAGAGCCCCCACACCTTCCCCAAGGGCACCCAGGTGATCGCACGCAACCAGGTGCGGCTGGCCGAGGTCTGGATGGACGACTACAAGGAAATCTTCTACCGACGCAACCAGCAAGCCGCCCAGCTGGCCAAAGAC AGGGCCTTCGGAGATGTCGGGCGTCGCGTGGACCTCCGGGAGCGGCTGCAGTGCAAGAGCTTCTCCTGGTATTTGAAAAATGTGTATCCAGAGGTCTTCATGCCCgatctcaacccgctccactttGGCTCG GTGAAAAATGTAGGTAAAGACTCGTGTCTGGATGCAGGGGAGAACAACGAGGGAGGGAAACCGCTGATCTTGTATCCATGCCACGGCCTCGGAGGAAACCAG TATTTTGAGTACTCGACCCATCATGAGATCCGGCACAATATTCAGAAGGAGCTGTGTTTGCATGGGACGGATGGAGccgtgaagctggaagactgccaGTATAAAGGCCGCAACACGTTTGTAGGAGCAGAACAGAAGTGGGAGTTAAGGGAG AACCAGCTATTCTACATCCCAGGATGGAACCTGTGTCTGAGTGCTCGTCATGAGCACCCCTCCTTGGTGGCCTGTAATCCCTCAGACAGATACCAGCTGTGGCTCTACGTCTGA